Part of the Phycisphaeraceae bacterium genome, CTGTGGGGGTCGCCCGAAGCGACCTACATCGCGACCGGGACGAAACGGGCCGCCGGGGTGGTGCGCGTTCCCGACCAACTGCGGCTCGATCGGGAACTCCAGCAGATCCGGCTGGCGCTGGAGGGGCACGCCGAGCTCGACCCCTACCCGTTTCTCGAGAAGGGCCGCCCGGTGCGAGTGACCGGCGGGCCGCTGCGAGGAGTCGAGGGTCTGATCGAAGATCGCCGATCTCCTCACCGATTGATTCTGCAGATCCACACGCTCGGCAGGGCGACAGCCCTGGAAATCGATCCGAGCCTTGTCGAACCCCTGGACTGAGCGCGCCCGAGGAGCCCTCGGCTTCTCGGAACCTCAGGCCAATCAGAGAGTTGTGCAGCAGCGCCGGCGTCCCGGACCCGCGCGCGAGAGGGACGAAGTCCGCCCGCACGGCGGAGGACATCCCCCTGAAAGGGCGACTCGCCGGTCAAGGACTCCCCTCGGAGAAACCCGCTCGGCCGGTCAGGTGTCTGAGAACGCAGCCATGGATTGTCACCCGCACGATGCCCGAGAAGGGCGTGCCGCACGCTGTCCCGATGGCGCGCGCCCGCGACGCGTCCGGAAAGGCGCGCCCCGCGTGGCTGGCATCGCGACCGCGCCGCCCGGTCAAGCGATGACGCCGAAATCGACGCCGATGTCCGCCTCGCGACCGCGATCGCTTCCCTGGGCTGAACGAACCGACGCCCCCGGACCCCAGGCGGCGATCGTGACCCCAGCCGCCCTGATCACTGGTCGATCTCCCGAGTGTCCCGGCTTTCCGCCGGGCTATCGGGAGTTCGCACCATGTATCAGTGCATCAGCAGCTTCGAGCCATTCCGTGTCCGGACGTCCGGCCTTGTCGCCGGCATCCTCACGGGCGCAGCCGGGGCCGGCCTCCTCGCCGAGCCGTCGTTCGCGATGGCAGGCGCCGACAATTCCCAGACTCTGGCGAACCCGACCATCGCAGCACAGCCCTTTGGACCGGATCTGGATGGAAACCAGATCGTTGATATGAAGGACCTGATGATCATGCTGGCGGTCCTGAACGGGGGGGACCACGCGAACCCCGCCTGGGTTCAGTCCGCCGACGTCAACGGCGACGGGGTGATCGACCACGCGGACCTCTCGGAGGTGATCGCGAACTTCGGTCGCACGATCACGCCCCCGCCGCCGCCTCCCCCGACGATCCCCTCTGGCACGATCTCGCGCACGCGCGAAGCCACCGGCTCCCCCGGCGTGATCCGCCCGATCACGCCCCCGCCCCCGCCCCCGCCGCCCCCGCTTGTCCGGCTTATCCCCGGCGACGGCTTCTGGGGCCCAACGCTTGCGCCCGAAATGATCGGCAACCCTGCCCGTCCCGGCGCGGATGCAAAGGCGATCGCTCGCTGGGATGTCGTCCCGTATCAGACCATTTCCGGCCAGTTCACCGTCGGTGTAGTCGCGTTCCATATGAACGGGATCGATCGGGTCTCCTTCTCCGCCAATGGAGGAGAGTGGGTTGACATCACCGAGATGACCCTCAATCCGCGCACCGACGTCTATGAATACTGGGTCACCGTCGACGCCGCCGACTTTCAGGACGGCTTGACCGAGATCCGCGCGGTCGTGTACCCCAAGACCGCCGGGATCCCTCGAGTGCTCGGCGGCGAGATCAATAGCGCCTCGCTCAAGAACGGCGAGCACTCCATTTTCCTGAGCATGAACGCCGGCGGCACGCTGCCCTCGCCGGTCCGCTATGTCTCGGGCAACGGCAGCGACGAGACCGGCGACGGCTCTCGCGACAACCCGTTCCGCACGCCGTACTTTGCCCTGCAGAGCATCCAGCGCGCCGCTGGCAACAGCGTCTCAGACGCGTGCGACGGAGCCATCATCTATTGCCTCCCGGGTGAATACACCTGGGGTCCGGCGACGAGTCCTTTGCCGCGCACGCTGAATCGCTGGGCGACGGTGACACCCGCGCCGGATGTAAGTCGCGATGATGTTATTTTCAACAACTACACCGGCGGTGGGTTCCGTACCCGACTGATCACAGCCAAGAACATTCGGACCGAAGGCGGGATGGTATTCCGGTCTTCCAACCCCTCGGGCAGCACCGACAAGTTTCTCTGGGTGAACAACACCGAGATTGTCGGGCCGGGCCGACTGGTGGCAGACACGCCTCTGCTCGGTCATGTGTGGACCGGGATGTGGGTGACCGATACCACGGTGCGCGATGTTCGAGACGCGTGCCAGCACGCCATCATCGCCCGGAATGTGCACGCCAGCGCCATCAGCTGCGACGCGTTCAGCATGTCGCCTCTGGTCGTGAACTCCAGCATCCACGACATCGACAACGCGGGAACCACCAACCACCCCGACATCCTGCAGTTCAAGGGCAGCGAGAACATCGACAACCACATCGTCTACGGCCTCCGAGCCACCGCCATCAAGGCGCAGGGCATCTTCGCGCGCGGCCCTGAGCGTGTGGACAACATCGCCTTCGTCAATGCTCTCCTCGAGCGCGACCCCGAGCTCCAGACTGCGGGCAAGGCCTCTCAGTGGATGGATGTCGCCACCAATCATCTGCTTATGATCGGCGTCTCCATGCCGAACTACACCTTCTCGTGGCGCACCTCGGCCCTTCACAACATCTACATTCGCGGTTCGGTCTTCCACAAGATGAATGTCGGATCCACCGGCACGGGGGGCAGCGCGATCATCTCCGACTCGTGGTTCCGCAACAACCACTTCATCGACGCCAGCTCCTTCGGCGCGCGTGTCGCCGGCCTCGACGCGACCACCGGCGATCCCAAGTTCGTCAATGCGTTGAGCAAGGACTTCCGCCCCGGCCCCGGGTCGCCCCTCAAGAGCCGCGTCCAGAATCCCCTCATGCGTAACGACGCCCAGGGCGTCCAGCGCGGCGCCACCGCGTCCGTCGGCGCCTACGAGCCCGACATCGACTGATACTCGGCGTCACGAATGACCAACAGCCGCAGACCATTGAAACTCGCCCTCCTGGGCGCTGCGCCGGACACCGGAAACCTCGGAGTCTCGGCGCTTTCGTTCTCCGTCATCGCTGGCGTCGCGCGCCGCCTCCCCGATGCGCAGCTTACCGTCTTCGACCACGGCATCGGGATGCGTGAGGCCACCCTCTTCACCAACAGCACGCCCTTCGCATACCATCGCTGCGGCCTGCGCAACTCCAAACGCCTCTACATGCCCGAGGCCCTGCGCACCGTCCAGGTCGCCTCCGCCCTCGGGGGGCTCTCCAACCCCGCCGCACGCACCTTCCTAGAGGCCGACGCCGTCCTCGACATCACCGGGGGCGACAGCTTTACCGACCTCTACGGCATGCGCCGCTTCCGGGGCGGGCTCCTCGAAAAACGCCTCGCCCTGGGCCATTCGGGCGGGTTGATCCTCCTCCCTCAGACCTTCGGTCCCTACAAGTCTCCCGAGGCGCAGCGCGGCGCCAAGAGCGTGCTGACGCGCGCCAGTCTCGCCATCGCCCGCGACGCCGAGGGCCATGAGCGACTGAAACAACTGCTCGGGGGCGAGTTCGATCCCGTGAGGCACACCCAGGGCGTGGATGTCGCGTTCGCGCTGCCCATCGAGGCGCCGCCCCCCGGTGATCTGGGCGACGAGACCGCGCGCGTGCTCGCGGGCCCGGTGAAGCCCTTCGGGTTCAACATCAGCGGGCTGTGTCTGAACAACCCCGCCGCCGCCGCAGAGCGGTTCGGCTTCCGCGCCGATTACCCCGTCGCGGTGCTCGAGACCCTGCGGACAATCCTCCGTGAGTCCGACGCGCCGCTGCTCCTCGTGCCGCATGTCGTCGCCCCGCCCGGGCACGAGGAATCCGACATCGTGGCGTGCGAGGCCATCGCGTCGCGCCTCGCCGAGTTCCGTGACCGCGTCGTGGTCGCGCCCGCCATGTCCGACCCGCGCCACGCGAAGTGGATCATCTCCCGATGCGCGTGGTTCTGCGGCACGCGGATGCACGCGACCATCGCCGGCCTCTCTTCCGGCGTTCCCACCGCGTCGATCGCGTACAGCCTCAAGACGCGGGGCGTGTTCGCGACCTGCGATTCCTCCGACGCCGTCGCCGATCCGCGCACCAGCGACACTCCCGAAGTGATCGAAGTCGCGGTGAACGCGTGGCGATCGAGGGATCAGCACGCCGCGCGCCTCCGGAACGCGCTGCCGGGCGTCCTCGCCCGCGCCGAGTCGCAGATGGACGAGGTTGTTGAAGCGGCGGCGCGTATCGCCAGCGCGAGAGGTCGGAAGACCGCGTGAGCGAGCCGGCCGGCATCAAGAAGAAGTTCGCCACCAGTGCCGCCACGATGAGTGTGGCGCGCACTGTCGAGCAAATCGCGATCTTCGTGAGGAACCTTATCCTCGCGAACGCGCTCGGCGCTGAGAACCAGGGCGTCGCAGCGACCTTCGCGATCGCGATGACCTTCTTCGAGATGCTCAGCGATTTCGCCGTCAGCCGCCTGCTCATTCAGGCGGACGACGGAGACGATCCTCGCCTCCAGCGCTCCGCGCACGCGTTCGAGGTCGGTCGCGGGCTGCTTTCGGGCCTGATCCTGTTCGCGGCCGCCGCTCCGATCGCGTCGTTCTTCAAGGCCTCGGAGGCGGTGTGGGCCTTTCAACTCATCGCCCTCGTGCCCTTTATCAAGGGCCTCGAGCATCTCGACATCCACCGCATCAAGCGCGCCCTGCGCTTCTCTCGGTACCTGTGGTACACGCTCGTTCCCCAGCTCGTGATGACCGCGATCGCGTACCCACTGGCTCGTGCGACGGGCGACTATTCCGCGTGGGCCTATCTGCTTCTGGTGCAGGCTATTGCTGGCACGCTCGTTTCGCACCTGCTCGCTGAGCGACCGTATCGCATCGGGATGCACCGCGAGCACGCACGCCGGATCTTCGCGTTCGGGACGCCGCTCATGATCAACGGCTTCGTGTACTTCGCCGTGCTCAACGGCGACCGCACCGCGGTGGCGCGGAACTACACCAAGGAAGAGCTCGGCATCTACGCCAATGTGCTCATGCTCACCATGATGGCGGGCCGCTTCACGATGAGCATCGTGAGCCCTCTGGTGCTGCCCGTGCTCTCGCAGGTCAAGAACGATCCTGTGCGCTTTGAGCGTCGGTGCCGTCGTCTCTCGCAGCTCTCGGCGGCCTCGGTGTCGTTCGTCGCTCTTGGTTTCATCCTTGCCGGGCCGTCGCTTCTCGAGGTGCTTTACATCGAGGAATACTGGCCGGGCGCCGCGTTCATCGGGCTGCTTGGCGTCGCGGCGTCGATCCGGAGCATGCGCGTGCTGACGAACGGCGCACAGATGGCCCGCGCGGACAACATGGCAGTCCTTTACTCCAACATGGTGCGGCTGATCGGCGTCGGGCT contains:
- a CDS encoding oligosaccharide flippase family protein, producing MSEPAGIKKKFATSAATMSVARTVEQIAIFVRNLILANALGAENQGVAATFAIAMTFFEMLSDFAVSRLLIQADDGDDPRLQRSAHAFEVGRGLLSGLILFAAAAPIASFFKASEAVWAFQLIALVPFIKGLEHLDIHRIKRALRFSRYLWYTLVPQLVMTAIAYPLARATGDYSAWAYLLLVQAIAGTLVSHLLAERPYRIGMHREHARRIFAFGTPLMINGFVYFAVLNGDRTAVARNYTKEELGIYANVLMLTMMAGRFTMSIVSPLVLPVLSQVKNDPVRFERRCRRLSQLSAASVSFVALGFILAGPSLLEVLYIEEYWPGAAFIGLLGVAASIRSMRVLTNGAQMARADNMAVLYSNMVRLIGVGLAFWAASRGMSLVVIAWCAVIGETLAMIASAWLLQTRQALSAMVMLGPPAAVVAAAVVAAGIVTLPLDTGWPRVDLVIGGAIAALLGLGVTAMQPALREEFAGARVALARRLGARRGTVA
- a CDS encoding UpxY family transcription antiterminator, translated to MAMGGQQGHHEGSVCTAAPASARQWRFDPVAWEFPGESAPLPPESPRWHVVHTKSRQEKVLSELLLASGVESFLPLVRKVRHYGHRRRVVEAPLFPSYLFLWGSPEATYIATGTKRAAGVVRVPDQLRLDRELQQIRLALEGHAELDPYPFLEKGRPVRVTGGPLRGVEGLIEDRRSPHRLILQIHTLGRATALEIDPSLVEPLD
- a CDS encoding polysaccharide pyruvyl transferase family protein; translation: MTNSRRPLKLALLGAAPDTGNLGVSALSFSVIAGVARRLPDAQLTVFDHGIGMREATLFTNSTPFAYHRCGLRNSKRLYMPEALRTVQVASALGGLSNPAARTFLEADAVLDITGGDSFTDLYGMRRFRGGLLEKRLALGHSGGLILLPQTFGPYKSPEAQRGAKSVLTRASLAIARDAEGHERLKQLLGGEFDPVRHTQGVDVAFALPIEAPPPGDLGDETARVLAGPVKPFGFNISGLCLNNPAAAAERFGFRADYPVAVLETLRTILRESDAPLLLVPHVVAPPGHEESDIVACEAIASRLAEFRDRVVVAPAMSDPRHAKWIISRCAWFCGTRMHATIAGLSSGVPTASIAYSLKTRGVFATCDSSDAVADPRTSDTPEVIEVAVNAWRSRDQHAARLRNALPGVLARAESQMDEVVEAAARIASARGRKTA
- a CDS encoding dockerin type I repeat-containing protein, whose product is MYQCISSFEPFRVRTSGLVAGILTGAAGAGLLAEPSFAMAGADNSQTLANPTIAAQPFGPDLDGNQIVDMKDLMIMLAVLNGGDHANPAWVQSADVNGDGVIDHADLSEVIANFGRTITPPPPPPPTIPSGTISRTREATGSPGVIRPITPPPPPPPPPLVRLIPGDGFWGPTLAPEMIGNPARPGADAKAIARWDVVPYQTISGQFTVGVVAFHMNGIDRVSFSANGGEWVDITEMTLNPRTDVYEYWVTVDAADFQDGLTEIRAVVYPKTAGIPRVLGGEINSASLKNGEHSIFLSMNAGGTLPSPVRYVSGNGSDETGDGSRDNPFRTPYFALQSIQRAAGNSVSDACDGAIIYCLPGEYTWGPATSPLPRTLNRWATVTPAPDVSRDDVIFNNYTGGGFRTRLITAKNIRTEGGMVFRSSNPSGSTDKFLWVNNTEIVGPGRLVADTPLLGHVWTGMWVTDTTVRDVRDACQHAIIARNVHASAISCDAFSMSPLVVNSSIHDIDNAGTTNHPDILQFKGSENIDNHIVYGLRATAIKAQGIFARGPERVDNIAFVNALLERDPELQTAGKASQWMDVATNHLLMIGVSMPNYTFSWRTSALHNIYIRGSVFHKMNVGSTGTGGSAIISDSWFRNNHFIDASSFGARVAGLDATTGDPKFVNALSKDFRPGPGSPLKSRVQNPLMRNDAQGVQRGATASVGAYEPDID